From a single Brassica oleracea var. oleracea cultivar TO1000 chromosome C5, BOL, whole genome shotgun sequence genomic region:
- the LOC106293525 gene encoding transcription repressor MYB6-like, whose translation MGRHSCCYKQKLRKGLWSPEEDEKLLNYITNHGHGCWSSVPKLAGLQRCGKSCRLRWINYLRPDLKRGAFSPEEENLIAELHSVLGNRWSQIAARLPGRTDNEIKNLWNSSIKKKLRQRGIDPNTHKPISEVDKDKTTATSNNNNHKSPPSSSSPTNQDFFLERPSDFSDYFGLQKLNFNSNLGLSVTADSSPLCSMIPSQFSTGNMVGSVFQTPVCVKPSVTLAPDNTSNFFDNGGFSWSGPNSSSSSSLVKPNHNLEEMKWSEYSMNTPFFNRSTLNSQPIYIKSEAEYLADVSNITDPWSQSQNENLNTPEDSDVFSKDLQRMAVSFGQSL comes from the exons ATGGGTAGACATTCTTGCTGTTACAAACAAAAGCTTAGAAAAGGCCTTTGGTCTCCTGAAGAAGACGAGAAGCTTCTCAATTACATCACCAATCACGGCCATGGCTGCTGGAGCTCTGTTCCTAAACTAGCTG GTTTGCAGAGATGTGGAAAGAGTTGCAGACTAAGATGGATCAATTACTTGAGACCTGATTTAAAGAGAGGAGCTTTCTCTCCAGAAGAAGAGAATCTCATCGCCGAGCTTCATTCAGTCCTTGGAAACAG ATGGTCACAGATTGCGGCGAGGCTTCCGGGAAGAACAGACAACGAGATCAAGAACCTCTGGAACTCAAGCATAAAGAAGAAACTGAGACAAAGAGGCATCGACCCAAACACACACAAACCCATCTCCGAAGTTGACAAAGACAAAACAACAGCAACAAGCAACAACAACAACCACAAGTCTCCTCCTAGCTCCTCCTCTCCAACTAACCAAGACTTCTTCCTCGAGAGGCCATCTGATTTCTCCGACTACTTCGGTTTACAGAAACTTAACTTCAACTCCAACCTCGGACTCTCTGTTACAGCTGACTCTTCTCCTCTCTGCTCCATGATCCCGTCGCAGTTTAGCACAGGAAACATGGTTGGTTCTGTCTTTCAGACTCCGGTTTGCGTGAAGCCTTCAGTTACTCTTGCTCCGGACAACACCTCGAACTTCTTCGACAACGGTGGATTCTCATGGTCAGGCCCAAACTCTTCTTCTTCTTCTTCACTAGTCAAACCTAATCATAACTTGGAAGAAATGAAGTGGTCAGAGTATTCAATGAACACACCGTTCTTCAATAGGAGCACTCTGAACTCTCAACCGATCTACATCAAATCTGAGGCAGAGTACTTAGCCGATGTCTCGAACATTACAGATCCTTGGAGCCAAAGCCAGAACGAGAATCTAAACACACCTGAAGATAGTGACGTGTTCTCCAAGGATCTTCAGAGAATGGCCGTCTCTTTTGGTCAGTCTCTTTAG
- the LOC106344288 gene encoding mitochondrial Rho GTPase 3-like, which produces MMSGFGLRESHGSTKLVRIVVVGETRTRKSSLIMAAVTDHNHPDPRIPPLLPYTNLPSEYCSEDVLFTLIDTSLRPEDKGDIIREVKEADATFAMDRLLETLDRLSEYWLLLFRHLKVRVPIVVAGYSVIQKEHNTIDTKEITTPIRQQCREIEICIEWSAPRLSDISWLAQAVFVQAQIAAMNHIGPVYDQVTNSLKPRCVAALEHIFELNACDNDYILSDDGFNHINARCFSIPLMPSRCRALIKSVQELCPEGVKENSLTVDGFLVLITKLIMDRKLRTLWTMLRTFGYNNDIRLVDEMIPYSSFKRILDQSVELTNEAIGSLRRVYHRFNNLGPQMMESLFETAPER; this is translated from the exons ATGATGAGTGGTTTTGGTTTGAGAGAATCTCATGGCTCGACAAAACTGGTAAGAATTGTTGTGGTTGGTGAGACAAGAACTAGGAAATCAAGTTTGATCATGGCTGCAGTAACTGATCATAACCATCCTGATCCTAGAATCCCTCCTCTGTTACCTTACACAAATTTACCTTCTGAATATTGCTCTGAGGATGTTCTGTTTACCCTTATCGACACTTCTTTGAG ACCAGAAGACAAGGGAGATATCATTAGGGAAGTCAAGGAAGCAGATGCAACGTTTGCAATGGATAGACT ACTAGAGACTTTGGACCGTTTGAGTGAATATTGGCTTCTTCTGTTTCGACATTTAAAG GTGAGAGTCCCTATCGTAGTAGCAGGTTATAGTGTTATCCAAAAGGAACACAATACAATCGACACTAAAGAGATAACAACACCTATAAGGCAACAATGTCGAGAAATCGAGATATGCATTGAGTGGTCTGCTCCGAGGCTATCTGATATCAGTTGGCTT GCTCAAGCGGTTTTTGTGCAAGCGCAAATAGCGGCTATGAACCATATAGGACCCGTATATGATCAAGTAACCAATTCACTGAAGCCTCGATGTGTTGCTGCCTTGGAACATATATTTGAACTCAATGCATGTGACAATGATTACATTCTCAGTGACGACGGCTTTAACCATATTAATGCTCGTTGCTTCAGTATACCATTGATGCCTTCTCGTTGTAGAGCATTAATAAAATCTGTTCAAGAACTGTGTCCTGAAGGAGTCAAAGAAAACAGCCTCACAGTAGATGGCTTTTTGGTTCTAATCACAAAGCTTATCATGGATAGAAAACTCAGAACGTTATGGACTATGCTTAGGACATTCGGATACAACAATGATATAAGACTTGTAGATGAGATGATTCCTTATTCATCATTCAAACGCATACTTGATCAG AGTGTTGAGCTGACAAATGAAGCTATTGGATCCTTAAGGAGAGTCTATCACCGTTTCAATAACTTGGGACCTCAAATGATGGAATCTCTCTTTGAAACTGCACCTGAAAGGTAA
- the LOC106294347 gene encoding germin-like protein subfamily 2 member 1 has product MASKTQFLSISISLALVAFLFFITVSADPDMLQDLCVADLSSGIKVNGFPCKDAANVTSLDFFSQGIANPGLTNNTFGALVTGANVMTIPGLNTLGVSLARIDYAPGGLNPPHTHPRATEVVYVLEGTLDVGFLTTANKLIAQSLKKGDVFAFPKGLVHFQKNNGRVPASVIAAFNSQLPGTQSLGATLFGSTPPVPDSILAQAFQTSPGTVKHIKTKFQPKK; this is encoded by the exons ATGGCTTCTAAAACTCAATTTCTCTCCATCTCCATCTCCCTCGCCCTCGTCGCCTTCCTCTTCTTCATTACAGTCTCCGCAGACCCCGACATGCTCCAAGACCTCTGTGTAGCTGATCTCTCCTCCG GAATCAAAGTCAACGGCTTCCCTTGCAAAGACGCAGCCAACGTCACATCGCTCGATTTCTTCTCGCAAGGGATAGCTAATCCAGGCCTCACCAACAACACGTTCGGTGCCTTGGTGACAGGCGCGAACGTGATGACCATCCCTGGACTCAACACGCTCGGCGTCTCCCTCGCTCGCATCGACTACGCGCCGGGGGGCTTAAACCCGCCTCACACGCACCCTCGCGCCACCGAAGTCGTCTACGTCCTCGAAGGAACACTCGACGTCGGGTTCCTCACGACGGCCAACAAGCTCATCGCTCAGTCTCTCAAGAAAGGCGACGTCTTTGCTTTCCCCAAAGGACTTGTTCATTTCCAGAAGAACAATGGTCGTGTCCCTGCTTCTGTTATCGCTGCTTTCAACAGTCAGCTTCCTGGGACTCAGTCTCTTGGTGCTACTTTGTTCGGTTCTACGCCTCCTGTTCCTGATAGCATCTTGGCTCAAGCGTTTCAGACGTCTCCGGGGACTGTTAAACACATCAAGACCAAGTTCCAGCCCAAGAAGTGA
- the LOC106294344 gene encoding phytochrome A has protein sequence MSGSRPSHSSEGSRRSRHSARIVAQTTVDAKLHADFEESGSSFDYSTSVRVTGPVVENQPPRSDKVTTTYLHHIQKGKLIQPFGCLLALDEKTFKVIAYSENAAELLTMASHAVPSVGEQGALGIGTDIRSLFTAPSASALQKALGFGDVSLLNPILVHCKTSAKPFYAIVHRVTGSIIVDFEPVKPYEVPMTAAGALQSYKLAAKAITRLQSLPSGSMERLCDTVVQEVFELTGYDRVMAYKFHDDDHGEVVSEVTKPGLEPYLGLHYPATDIPQAARFLFMKNKVRMIVDCNAKHVRVLQDEKLSSDLTLCGSTLRAPHSCHLQYMANMDSIASLVMAVVVNEEDGGEGDATAPDSTPPRKRKRLWGLVVCHNTTPRFVPFPLRYACEFLAQVFAIHVNKEVELENQIVEKNILRTQTLLCDMLMRDAPLGIVSQSPNIMDLVKCDGAALLYKDKVWKLGITPSEFHLQEIASWLCEYHTDSTGLSTDSLHDAGFPRALALGDSVCGMAAVRISSKDMIFWFRSHTAGEVRWGGAKHDPDDRDDARRMHPRSSFKAFLEVVKTRSLPWKDYEMDAIHSLQLILRNAFKDGETTDVNTKIIHSKLNDLKIDGIQELEAVTSEMVRLIETATVPILAVDSDGLVNGWNTKITELTGLPVDEAIGKHLLTHVEDSSVEIVKRMLENALEGTEEQNVQFEIKTHLSRADAGPISLVVNACASRDLHENVVGVCFVAHDLTGQKTVMDKFTRIEGDYKAIIQNPNPLIPPIFGTDEFGWCTEWNPAMSKLTGLKREEVMDKMLLGEVFGTQKSCCRLKNQEAFVNLGIVLNNAVTSQEAEKVPFAFFTRGGKYVECLLCVSKKLDREGVVTGVFCFLQLASHELQQALHVQRLAERTALKRLKALAYIKRQIRNPLSGIMFTRKMMEGSELGPEQRRILQTSALCQKQLSKILDDSDLESIIEGCLDLEMKEFSLNEVLTASTSQVMMKSNGKSVRITNDTGEEVMSDTLYGDSIRLQQVLADFILMSVNFTPSGGELTVTASLRKDQLGRSVHLAYLEIRITHTGAGLPEFLLNQMFGTEEDTSEEGLSLMVSRKLVKLMNGDVQYLRQAGKSSFIITAELAAANK, from the exons ATGTCAGGCTCTAGGCCGAGCCACTCCTCCGAGGGCTCAAGGCGGTCAAGACACAGCGCTAGGATCGTTGCGCAGACCACCGTTGATGCAAAGCTCCACGCTGACTTCGAGGAATCAGGCAGCTCCTTTGACTACTCAACCTCGGTCCGCGTCACCGGACCCGTTGTGGAGAACCAGCCGCCAAGGTCTGACAAGGTGACCACCACCTATCTCCATCACATACAGAAGGGAAAACTGATTCAGCCCTTCGGTTGTTTGCTCGCCCTGGATGAGAAGACCTTCAAAGTCATTGCCTACAGCGAGAACGCCGCCGAGCTCTTGACGATGGCCAGTCATGCGGTTCCCAGCGTTGGCGAACAGGGTGCTCTAGGCATAGGGACGGACATAAGGAGCCTCTTCACTGCTCCTAGCGCCTCTGCGTTGCAGAAAGCGCTAGGATTCGGTGACGTCTCCCTGTTGAACCCCATTCTCGTGCATTGCAAGACTTCCGCAAAGCCCTTCTACGCGATTGTGCACAGGGTCACAGGGAGCATCATCGTCGACTTCGAACCGGTGAAGCCTTACGAAGTTCCCATGACTGCTGCTGGTGCTTTGCAATCGTACAAGCTAGCTGCAAAGGCGATCACTAGGCTGCAGTCTTTGCCCAGCGGGAGCATGGAGAGGCTCTGCGACACGGTGGTTCAGGAGGTTTTCGAGCTCACCGGGTATGACAGAGTGATGGCTTATAAGTTTCACGACGATGATCACGGAGAGGTCGTCTCCGAGGTCACAAAGCCTGGTCTAGAGCCTTACCTTGGTCTCCATTATCCAGCCACGGACATCCCTCAAGCGGCTCGTTTTCTCTTTATGAAGAACAAGGTTCGGATGATCGTTGACTGCAACGCAAAACATGTGAGGGTGCTTCAAGACGAAAAGCTTTCCTCTGATCTCACCTTGTGCGGCTCCACGCTTAGAGCGCCTCACAGCTGTCATCTGCAGTACATGGCCAACATGGATTCTATTGCATCTCTTGTTATGGCGGTTGTGGTAAACGAGGAGGACGGAGGAGAAGGGGACGCCACCGCCCCTGATTCCACCCCGCCTCGGAAGAGGAAGAGGCTATGGGGTCTGGTGGTTTGTCACAACACAACTCCGAGGTTCGTCCCGTTTCCTCTCAGGTACGCTTGTGAGTTTCTAGCGCAAGTGTTTGCGATACACGTCAACAAGGAGGTGGAGCTGGAGAACCAGATTGTTGAGAAGAACATCTTGCGCACGCAGACGCTCCTGTGCGATATGCTGATGCGTGACGCTCCGCTGGGGATTGTCTCGCAGAGCCCCAACATAATGGACCTTGTGAAATGCGATGGAGCAGCTCTCTTGTACAAAGACAAGGTATGGAAGCTGGGGATAACTCCGAGCGAGTTCCATCTCCAGGAGATAGCTTCGTGGCTGTGCGAGTACCACACTGACTCGACTGGTCTGAGCACTGATAGCTTGCACGACGCTGGGTTTCCTAGAGCTCTAGCTCTTGGAGACTCGGTCTGCGGAATGGCGGCTGTGAGGATCTCGTCGAAAGACATGATCTTCTGGTTCCGTTCTCACACCGCTGGGGAAGTGAGATGGGGAGGTGCGAAGCATGATCCAGACGATAGGGATGACGCGAGGAGAATGCACCCGAGGTCTTCCTTCAAGGCCTTCCTCGAAGTGGTGAAAACAAGGAGTTTACCTTGGAAGGACTATGAGATGGATGCCATACACTCCTTGCAGCTTATTCTGAGGAACGCTTTCAAGGATGGGGAAACTACCGATGTGAATACGAAGATCATTCACTCGAAGCTTAATGATCTGAAGATTGATGGTATACAAGAGCTAGAAGCTGTCACTAGCGAGATGGTTCGTTTGATCGAGACTGCCACTGTGCCGATATTGGCGGTTGATTCTGATGGATTGGTTAATGGTTGGAACACGAAGATTACTGAGCTGACTGGTCTTCCTGTTGATGAAGCAATCGGGAAGCATCTCCTCACACATGTTGAGGATTCTTCAGTTGAAATCGTTAAGAGGATGTTAGAAAATGCATTAGAAG GAACCGAGGAGCAGAATGTCCAATTTGAGATCAAGACGCATCTGTCAAGAGCTGATGCTGGACCAATAAGTCTAGTGGTAAACGCATGCGCAAGTAGAGATCTCCATGAAAACGTGGTTGGTGTGTGCTTTGTAGCTCATGATCTCACCGGACAGAAGACTGTGATGGACAAGTTCACTCGCATTGAAGGTGATTACAAGGCCATCATCCAGAATCCAAACCCTCTGATCCCTCCCATATTCGGCACCGACGAGTTCGGGTGGTGCACGGAGTGGAATCCAGCGATGTCAAAGCTAACCGGTCTGAAGCGAGAGGAAGTGATGGACAAGATGCTGCTGGGAGAAGTGTTCGGGACGCAGAAGTCGTGTTGCCGTCTGAAGAATCAAGAAGCGTTTGTGAACCTTGGGATTGTGCTGAACAACGCTGTGACTAGCCAGGAGGCAGAGAAAGTGCCATTTGCTTTTTTTACGAGAGGTGGAAAGTATGTGGAGTGTCTGCTGTGTGTGAGTAAGAAGCTAGACAGGGAAGGTGTGGTGACGGGCGTCTTCTGTTTCCTGCAGCTCGCTAGCCATGAGCTGCAGCAAGCCTTACATGTTCAGCGTCTAGCTGAGCGAACCGCGTTGAAGAGATTAAAGGCCTTAGCCTACATTAAAAGACAGATAAGGAATCCGCTCTCCGGTATCATGTTTACTAGAAAAATGATGGAAGGGTCTGAGTTAGGACCAGAGCAGAGAAGGATTTTGCAAACTAGCGCTTTGTGTCAGAAGCAGCTCAGCAAGATCCTGGATGATTCTGATCTCGAAAGCATCATTGAAGG GTGCTTGGATCTGGAGATGAAAGAGTTCAGCTTAAACGAAGTGTTGACTGCTTCCACTAGTCAAGTAATGATGAAGAGTAACGGAAAGAGCGTTAGGATAACAAATGATACAGGAGAAGAAGTGATGTCTGATACTTTGTATGGAGACAGCATTAGGCTTCAGCAAGTCTTGGCAGACTTCATACTGATGTCTGTTAACTTTACACCGTCAGGAGGAGAGCTAACTGTTACAGCTTCCCTGAGGAAAGATCAGCTCGGACGATCTGTGCATCTTGCTTATTTAGAGATCAG AATAACGCATACAGGAGCTGGGTTGCCAGAGTTTTTGCTAAACCAAATGTTTGGAACTGAGGAAGATACGTCTGAGGAAGGACTAAGCTTGATGGTTAGCCGGAAGCTAGTGAAGCTGATGAATGGAGATGTTCAGTACTTGAGACAAGCTGGGAAGTCGAGTTTTATCATCACTGCAGAACTCGCTGCAGCAAACAAGTAG